A DNA window from Arachis duranensis cultivar V14167 chromosome 3, aradu.V14167.gnm2.J7QH, whole genome shotgun sequence contains the following coding sequences:
- the LOC107478580 gene encoding probable protein phosphatase 2C 6: protein MDEEEQLQRHDSELSTTSSSSGISSILSFDDFRGSNTSSGDISSISSGSGEIPPADAILLPPLLRRTVSSDVEVVVAAAVRDKCVGRKNKGVSWGHTSVIGRRKEMEDAVAVIPGFMSRTCHHVGGCTAPGSQSSGEISPLHFFGVYDGHGGSQVAKFCANRMHDVIAEEWERQIESYSEWQRRWEAVFSNGFERTDNEISSDEVAPEMVGSTASVVVLSGCQIITSNCGDSRVVLCRRAQTIPLTVDQKPDRQDELLRIEGGGGKVINWNGARVFGVLAMSRAIGDRYLRPWIIPVPEITFTARSEEDECLILASDGLWDVMTNEEVGEVARHILRRRRRSLSLEEISPAQVVANSLTEIAYARNSKDNISIIVVDLKSKRKRQPRPPLVAREANYI, encoded by the exons ATGGACGAGGAAGAGCAGCTCCAGCGACACGACTCAGAGTTGTCCACCACCAGTTCCAGCTCCGGCATTTCCTCAATCCTCAGCTTCGACGACTTTCGCGGCAGTAACACCAGCTCCGGCGACATTTCCTCCATCAGCAGTGGCTCCGGGGAGATTCCTCCCGCCGACGCCATACTCTTGCCTCCTCTGCTTAGGCGGACTGTGTCGAGTGACGTGGAGGTTGTGGTGGCGGCAGCGGTCAGGGATAAATGCGTGGGGAGGAAGAACAAGGGAGTGAGTTGGGGGCACACTTCGGTGATTGGGAGAAGGAAGGAGATGGAGGACGCGGTTGCCGTTATTCCTGGATTCATGTCCCGCACGTGCCACCACGTCGGCGGTTGTACGGCCCCTGGCTCCCAATCCTCCGGCGAGATCTCTCCCCTTCATTTCTTCGGAGTGTACGACGGTCATGGTGGCTCTCAG GTGGCTAAATTTTGTGCAAATCGGATGCACGATGTGATAGCAGAGGAATGGGAGCGGCAAATAGAGAGTTATAGTGAATGGCAAAGAAGGTGGGAGGCCGTATTTTCTAACGGTTTTGAAAGGACTGACAATGAGATATCATCAGATGAAGTTGCACCTGAAATGGTAGGATCTACAGCCTCTGTGGTGGTTCTGTCTGGTTGCCAAATCATTACATCCAACTGCGGCGATTCAAGGGTCGTTCTTTGCCGCAGGGCTCAAACAATCCCCCTCACTGTCGATCAGAAG CCTGATAGACAAGATGAACTCTTGAGAattgaaggaggaggaggaaaagtCATAAACTGGAATGGAGCTAGGGTGTTTGGTGTTCTTGCCATGTCCAGGGCTATAG GTGATAGGTACTTGAGGCCATGGATCATTCCAGTGCCTGAGATAACCTTTACAGCAAGAAGTGAGGAGGATGAGTGCTTAATATTGGCAAGTGATGGACTCTGGGATGTCATGACGAATGAAGAGGTTGGTGAAGTTGCGCGGCATATTCTAAGAAGGCGACGAAGGTCCCTGTCTCTGGAGGAAATATCTCCGGCACAAGTTGTTGCCAATAGCCTGACTGAGATTGCTTATGCTAGAAATAGTAAGGATAACATTTCAATCATAGTAGTTGATCTGAAATCGAAGAGAAAACGTCAACCAAGGCCTCCTTTAGTTGCCCGAGAAGCCAACTACATATAA